The nucleotide window AGCTGTTGTTAACTTGATTTTCCTTTATGCAATGTTATGTTCATTCCAGCGTTATTAGCGTTTAGTGTACACCAACGAAACGAAGCCCTTTATTACATATTTATTTGTAGTACAAGAAACATTAATGAGAAGTTTAAAACATCAGATCTATCCCCATCTATTTTAAGAGGCAGTCACTGACATTGAACTGACTTGCTTAAACATTTTTGGAAGAGGACTACAAAAGAGAAAAACTAGCTGGGATTGGTTAGTTGATTTAAAATTTGGCCTTATTTGGGGGTGGActggaaatttcaaaaaataaggaAGAGAAATTAAACACAATTACGTCTGGTGTATATCACACGAGGATCTCGGTATAGGTAACTGGAAATAGCATgacaaaatttgtttgtttaatggAGTCATTCGTGAAGAGTGAGCCTTTGACAcaaattttttagaattaatGAACAGGGTACTTTGCTTGGATTCATATGCACAAAGATTGCatacataaaatttataaagaaatacTGTACTTTATGCAGAAATCAGTGAACGTTTACATAAAGAGGACAACCTTGGTGTGTTCCTAAACAGGGAGCTTAACAAGCTTATCCTCCTAAATTCTCCTAATATCTCCTAAAATTCTACGTCTTTAAATCTGTGTTCACCTTGTTTTAGAATAAtcatttataattatttattatccgcaggaattataataaaaaatctcCCAATTAAAATCTATAATCGTTAAGAATTCACTTTTAATCTTAAAATCAAATTATGGATGTGATTAATTATCTTATAATTGATCGCATTACTGAAAGTAAATCTGTTTATATCTTTGGGATAATTTGCCTACTCGATTGTCCTGCTTGACTCTTTTTAATTGCCACCATACACAGATAAAACCTAATTTTGTAGGAGAAAACATAATCTTCTTTTATGGTGGTTACTCATTGCATTTTGGAACACTTATCTATAAAATGCGAAAGTCTAAGAACTTCAAGGCTTTCCTTAAATTCAGTGTTTACTTGCCCTTTTTGGATAACTATTTACACTgccttttaatttaaaataagggTGCATTATTTTTAAGAATCAAGAAAAAGACGTATTTTGAAGATTTCAGATTTAGTCAGCCAAAGGTCACTCATAATCACTCTGTCATAATCAACACAAATGTTGACATTAGGAGTCGCATCAGGATTATTTGCTTTGAGAGTTTAGGCGTGTGCACCCATCTACTGATATTGCTGATAACATCTTCGATAGTTGAATGTCACTTAGGTTAAGCTATCCGACGATGAGAAAATTGCTCATAGACACTCTtcccttttatttttttccttttgacATCTTAAAAGTTTTTGTCAAAGAGAATACAATTTAGTCCTTGCGAGAAAACACtgtttttatatgtttgtttgtttctattTTGTTCGTTTGTTCCTCTGTCTCCTAACACACTTTCACAAGAAGTTTATTATAAGCAACATGATTcttaaatcttttaagaagaaaaaacttGTAACTAACAGccacgaaagaaaaaaaaggagaaGAAAAGGTAATAAAAGGTAATAAAAACAGAGCAAGAAAAGTCATGTGAGTTTCATACGATGACAACCATGAATAAACCTAAAGTTTGATTTAGATTGACACGCAAGCAAACACGTGAATTTAGATTCTTCAAGAAGATATCAACAAGCAACAGTAAAGCCTGTAGCATATAGAAACATCGAGGttcaaaaagaaattgtttaggtgtttatttttttctttgtttctagCTCAAAGATTTGCAGGAAAAAACAGGCCAGTCGAGCTTTTCACTGCAACCTGATTACATCTTCGAAGTATGTTATACGACCAATGCATCTCAAACGTTCGAGCAACAGTCACGCCATTATGGTGTCAAATACGGTTACCATGGCAGTCGCATGGATAATTTTTACTCGATCACATCAAACGGGTTACAAGTACATATGATGAAGGTGTGATTCTGTCTTATgtcttgtttattttcttgattAACGTTAACGTTACGTTACGTTGCGTTACGTTGCGTTGCGTTGCGTTGCGTTACGTTACGTTGCGTCACGTTACGTTGAGTTACGTTACGTTGCGTTACGTTGCGTTACGTTGCGTTACGTTGCGTTATAAGTTGTTACTTAGTGTTGAtgcttttatttactttttttcatttggacacaaaattttaaacaccAATCCAATCCATGCATGTACTCTTCTACCAATCAAATCAAAGCATGTACTCTTCTACCAATTAAATCAATGCatgtactttttttattttgaaatgtatTATTAAGACCTCCTGCTTGGAAACAACTGaaaatcaacaattttttaagtacTGTCTGTGTGTGATGAACCAGGTGTTGCCTGACCCTATAAACCTAAAAATAAGCTTTTTTAAAACCTTTGTATTTATTAGAATGGCTTGTTCGGTGATGGTGTCTATCTTTGCGAAGACTTAGCCGTAACAATGCCTTACGTTAGCGGTGGCACATTGTGGAAGCATTCCAAGCTGGGGCAACAAGCCTCTTGTGTGGCCGTTTGCGAAATTCTCGATCATCCAGGGGTAAAATATCAGGAAAAATCAGCGAAAAATAGAAAGCGGTGTGCGGCGAAGAACACGGAATTGGGTGAGGTACCTGAGAAATATTTCGTAGTGACAAGCAGTGATCTAGTGCGAGTAAAATATTTGCTACTCTTTATGGATAAACCGACGAAAACTAGGTAccgaatttttattttatcttttctttAAAACCAACTACAGAAACACAAAGTTTACCGAGTTTTCTCTTTCTTCAAGGTACCCTTGTCGTAATCTCTCAAGTCTCTCAACATCTCCTGTACACTCCTTTCGTATCAGAACCAGTAAAATCCGACCTGAGGCtagctgttcttattttttgagaCTTTTAAGCCtaatttgttcttattttgttcttaaataataaaaacacaacttATTTAGCGGCATTTTCTTcccatttacattttttttctcaaatatcTCTCACATTAATCCGTTTATGGGGGGAAATGggtgtttttgttattaatgGACTTCTTTACTTGTGTTCATGATCAATCGAGCCGAGATGAGTACCTTTACGCAGTTACTGTGAAAAAAAGATCATTGTTAGCTTGAGAGAGAATTGGAAGggaatttacaaaatttatacccaggctttttgtaatttcttaaaaacaatGATTTAAGCCTAAAGCTGGttctattttgttcttattattttcttattatgtTCGTATTGttatgaaattgttcttataaagaaaaacgCGTGTATTCTtgcttaaataataataatttcgaTTTTACTGTGATCATATCAACTTGGGCAAACTTTCATATTAACATAAACTCCTTCTTGTATGAACTTTGAAAATTAGTTAAGAACAGGATGATAAAGTGATCAATTTTCTATTGAGAACTTATAATAGGTTATTTGAAGAAAAATTTCGCTGCTACGGAATTTAATGTACCCCAGTGGAAACATCcaggaaaaagaagaaattcgatAACGCGAAAGGCATTATTCAACCAATTTTGattcacacttttttataagcactAGGAAATTTGTCTTTAACCTGaggtgttcttatttttttttacatgttcAGCCTGAAACTGTTCTTAATTTTGCACCATTTATCGTAGTGCATTACAGTCGCCAAATAACAAATATTTGCGATGCAGAATCTAAGTATCAGTTGCACATAATTGCGACAATTGATTTTGCGAACATTTCAAGCTTGATAAATGTATTCCctcacattttttgtgttttttttttcaggtaaaataaatataattagtGAAATTTCAGCCttgccattgttcttatttttttcttagttttCAGCCATTCTTAGCCACACGGAAACACACTGAAAGATGGCTCTTATCTTTCGCCTATCTTGTATTAGATTGTAAAATGGAAGAAATCTTACCTAAAATTAGTCATATGTAGATATAGCGTGTGGTCAATTAATTTAGAAGATGTAATTAGTGATTTGGATGTTAATACGTATTGTTACTTGAAAAAAACTTCGCAACTCTTAAAGTGGTCTTACAGTATGACAATACCACACGCATGCTTTGAATTACGAAACACGAACATTTCGGCACGAATTACGGTATTTTATTCGCCACAGAAAAGTAAATCTGGTTTGTAGTATTAAAGTGTTGATTTAGGATAGGCGACGTAATCAAAAATGGTGTAAATagaaatttttgttattgttgttgttataatGAATAATACAAGAGtcttattatattttatctGCCATAACCATcaagacaacaaaaacaatttgataAGGTAAATCTTAGCCGCCTTTTTAATCAATATAGAATAATTTTCTTAGGATTCTTAACTCCTTTAACATCAACCTGTTAACTCGAATATCGTACTGTCGTCAGCTTGAACAATTTCCTGTTTTCTATTTAAATTTGTGTTAAATCGTGGCTTTCGTATGTTGGcgaataattttcttttaaaagcatAAAAATTGTGTATTTAAGCCGAATCTCCACTGGACGATATTCGCGACGATTTTGTGACAAAAAGTAGAAACAAATTCAACTTTTCGTCGTGACGAGAATCGCGACCAATCAAATTCGAGTATTGATGACGATCGTCGTAAAAATCGTCTCTTGGAGATTTGCCTTTACACTGTGGGCGCCTAACCTTAATCTTGGTATTCGTCAAACCATCCAAAATGTTCGCTCTTGTGATGACATAACTGTTGTCATAGTGATGTCACTTAAAATGTTCGCCCTAGTGGTGACCTGTAAACACAGCGTTATCTGTCCGAAATATCTTACTCGATTCCTATTTGAAACACTAATTCTGTATTTCTTCAAAGAAACGCCCCTCTCCGAAAAAGGCGTGTTagaatgttatatttttaatttttaattgactaTACTGATTTTTAACGCTGTGATCAGCACTTTTTTCATCGCATTAAAGCCATTTTTGAAGAGATTTGTATCCAAGATATGCTTCTGTCAAAAGTTTCTTTTACGTCGTCAATTTTGTAGCTTACTTAACAGAATGAAGATGACATCTGGAAACAATGCGTGCGTCACTTGTTGCAATAATACTTGCGTTTATATGGcagttgaattaaaaaaaacatggcgACGCTGGCCAGCATTTTGTATTTGTCATTTCTTAATCTATTTAAGTCCGTGTGACGTCTGTTGCTCAGATGACGTTCGTTGTATAGTTATCTTCTCAAAAGACTTTGTTGcgatttaaaagaaataaatttgtctctttattatattttcctgtttcttattttgttgaaattttggATTGTCATTTTGGTgacgaatatttttttatgaaggtCATTCATTTTAAGGACAGGAAATTGTTCCTATTAGCTTCGCCTGACTACAATGTCTGGAATTTCTTTTACAATTCTCGACAGTTATCAACATGACGAATTTTGTTGTCGACTGCTGACTTGAAACTTTATCATTAAACGTGGAAGCGAACAATTACCTTCAGGATACATGGATTCCTGAACTTCTGTGTAATTTTAGTTCTCGGTAAGGCATCGAAAATTGTTGGAATTTTCGATGCCTTACCGAGAATTTGCAATTACTTTCCGACATTTTTCGATAGCTGCCGGCAATTTGCGATCACTTTCCGAcaatttttaaaagctttaCCGACAATTTCCGATAGCTTTCAGATATTTATTCCGCACTATCTATTTATGTAATATGTCAAAATGGCAAAACTAGCAGCAGAAAAGCAGCCCATGCGCTATAGGTTATGCTCCATTTAATCTACCATTTGCAAATATTacgtcttattttttttatttattacgctatggaaaaactcaaaaaattgtaaattcgGCATccggtattttttttgtagctaCAATGAAGTTGATGTTTGCAGACATGTTGCGAAGACAGCTGTTTCAAAGTGACTTTTGAAATGTCTTAAGctgttaaagtttttttcaacgTTCTTGAAATTGGTGTAGCTCTTAAATTTTCTTAATTCATGGGGGATTGcacgctttttataaaaaaaaaacaattttataagaacactagcctCAGATGTTATTgacaaataagaacaaaaaagaacagcttCAAATTATTGTTTTCATAACTAAAACTCGAGTCTGAATTTTAGCAGAAAAAGGAGAACACTCCAGGaagcaaatatttttgaattcTCTCTCAAGCTAACAACTTTTGGTAGTCGTTTCTTTCCTCTGACTCAGTTGTTCATGAACACAATTACAATCTCTAATCATGCTGAAATATCTTTAGTTGTTTAAACCTCCTTTTAGTTTCCTGGTAACTTtcaatttccaaatttttttaattcgctTAATAAGTAAATCTCTTTCGGTTTTTATCTGAAtctatattaaaaaaagtaattacattaagaactaaaattttcggcgGAAAAACGTTcagacacaattttttatttcagcggaaaaattttcggacagtctcttgaacgaattttaaccaaattcaaaaagtaatgattacgggaaatgacacaaaaagaaggctaaaagtatttaaagtgtaatatattcaatcaagatctaaaaaagggttttcaggatccaactttatagatAAAGCttcagccaaatgtgaaaataaaaaaaataataagtttaaaaactgCCGTTTTTTGATTTTCTGATTACTCTATACCGTAATGATTCGAACAAGCGCCCTGGGCGCTTATTAAATCTTTGGATTTTTTGTGTGGGCGCTTAATCGAGGGAGGGAggcgcttaaaaaatgctgggcgcttataaatttttcctaatttgtaCAAATTTGTATTTCCTATTTACGTAATATAGAAAAGATGttctaaacaaaaagaaaatgtgttttttttattctcaatataagaaagtaaaatttttgaaataagcGCCAAGTTTCTCAAGGTAGTTTTCGATTAAGCGCCCCCTTTTATCAGAtggcgcttattcgaggggggcgcttaataagtgctgggcgcttattgaactttgaggaaattacctgggcgcttattcgaggggcGCCTAAAAAATGCTGAGCACTTAATCGGATCATTACGgtatataatttctatgcactggtcctttttaaaaaaagttagaaacaacaaaattttcggacaaCAAAATTTCTgttcaaaaattttcttttctaatgtatataaaaatttaattagagaggtttcagtaattaaaaatgtttaattccTTCCTTGTTTATTGATTGGTGCGTGTTTGTTAGTTTTATATTACAGAACGCTAAAAGTTCATCCTACTCGAAAGATCGAAGGAAAAatgaaacaacattcttttttttttgttggctTATGTTTCggaaattttattatttcatagATTAACTTTTTAATCATTGCGTCATTCTTTCCATGTTACCATGAATGACCATAGAAACAAAATATCTAGATTAACTGCCTCTATTTTATTATTACATGCCCACGAACGACAAAATCATGAAATTAATAAAGTGGGTTTGATTCCATTAAAATACAATGATAATACATATTGGTATTGTATTTTTAATAGATACGTAGAACGCGCTTACACATCAATTTTCTGATTGCTTTTGTTTCGAATTTTCCATTAGTTTAAAATAAATGATTCCGTTTCGATCAATTGTTTGTCTCTTTCGCCAACTCGCCTCGATAATCTCCGTCGTACacatttcaaaattattttaacactCGAAAattctaagaataatcctaatGATTGTAGAATTGTTTTTGCGAAATGATTCCTCTCaacgaaataaagttgtgttgtgaaGTTCTAAAAGTAATTCTTATaaatttccccattataaggatttcataagaatttttttcaggTGTATTTTCAGGAAATGGTCATAGGCTCTCAGAGGAAAGGGAGCTAAAAATTTCACATGCAAGTGTCTaatacataaatataaaaagtcagtaagtatcataaccATGCATCATATCCCTCACACCAGGAACAGcagtaaatcaatttttaggttTTATGAAATAACCCtgttaatattatttaaaatattttgttacaatGATGTGTAATT belongs to Hydractinia symbiolongicarpus strain clone_291-10 chromosome 1, HSymV2.1, whole genome shotgun sequence and includes:
- the LOC130641691 gene encoding protein mono-ADP-ribosyltransferase PARP16-like isoform X3, encoding MSNSYCEAVLKAIEEDALGSEFQIALFSAALLSYRKDSCLRPFPEFLQEGSASNSVKNMEKLESMINSIPPLNELKKGNIVLSEEIWQLLHWILKNRLFSAKTCDREVLKDLQEKTGQSSFSLQPDYIFEVCYTTNASQTFEQQSRHYGVKYGYHGSRMDNFYSITSNGLQVHMMKNGLFGDGVYLCEDLAVTMPYVSGGTLWKHSKLGQQASCVAVCEILDHPGVKYQEKSAKNRKRCAAKNTELGEVPEKYFVVTSSDLVRVKYLLLFMDKPTKTSFQPFLATRKHTERWLLSFAYLVLDCKMEEILPKISHM
- the LOC130641691 gene encoding protein mono-ADP-ribosyltransferase PARP16-like isoform X2 — its product is MSNSYCEAVLKAIEEDALGSEFQIALFSAALLSYRKDSCLRPFPEFLQEGSASNSVKNMEKLESMINSIPPLNELKKGNIVLSEEIWQLLHWILKNRLFSAKTCDREVLKDLQEKTGQSSFSLQPDYIFEVCYTTNASQTFEQQSRHYGVKYGYHGSRMDNFYSITSNGLQVHMMKNGLFGDGVYLCEDLAVTMPYVSGGTLWKHSKLGQQASCVAVCEILDHPGVKYQEKSAKNRKRCAAKNTELGEVPEKYFVVTSSDLVRVKYLLLFMDKPTKTRYPCRNLSSLSTSPVHSFRIRTSKIRPEASCSYFLRLLSLICSYFVLK
- the LOC130641691 gene encoding protein mono-ADP-ribosyltransferase PARP16-like isoform X1; translation: MSNSYCEAVLKAIEEDALGSEFQIALFSAALLSYRKDSCLRPFPEFLQEGSASNSVKNMEKLESMINSIPPLNELKKGNIVLSEEIWQLLHWILKNRLFSAKTCDREVLKDLQEKTGQSSFSLQPDYIFEVCYTTNASQTFEQQSRHYGVKYGYHGSRMDNFYSITSNGLQVHMMKNGLFGDGVYLCEDLAVTMPYVSGGTLWKHSKLGQQASCVAVCEILDHPGVKYQEKSAKNRKRCAAKNTELGEVPEKYFVVTSSDLVRVKYLLLFMDKPTKTRKKGQSSWICFRHPVACVLILYLLLLLLIGLWKSRTVQLYLKRHFKSKSFDDD
- the LOC130641691 gene encoding protein mono-ADP-ribosyltransferase PARP16-like isoform X5, with the protein product MINSIPPLNELKKGNIVLSEEIWQLLHWILKNRLFSAKTCDREVLKDLQEKTGQSSFSLQPDYIFEVCYTTNASQTFEQQSRHYGVKYGYHGSRMDNFYSITSNGLQVHMMKNGLFGDGVYLCEDLAVTMPYVSGGTLWKHSKLGQQASCVAVCEILDHPGVKYQEKSAKNRKRCAAKNTELGEVPEKYFVVTSSDLVRVKYLLLFMDKPTKTRKKGQSSWICFRHPVACVLILYLLLLLLIGLWKSRTVQLYLKRHFKSKSFDDD
- the LOC130641691 gene encoding protein mono-ADP-ribosyltransferase PARP16-like isoform X4, translated to MSNSYCEAVLKAIEEDALGSEFQIALFSAALLSYRKDSCLRPFPEFLQEGSASNSVKNMEKLESMINSIPPLNELKKGNIVLSEEIWQLLHWILKNRLFSAKTCDREVLKDLQEKTGQSSFSLQPDYIFEVCYTTNASQTFEQQSRHYGVKYGYHGSRMDNFYSITSNGLQVHMMKNGLFGDGVYLCEDLAVTMPYVSGGTLWKHSKLGQQASCVAVCEILDHPGVKYQEKSAKNRKRCAAKNTELGEVPEKYFVVTSSDLVRVKYLLLFMDKPTKTRAII